In one window of Romboutsia hominis DNA:
- a CDS encoding polysaccharide deacetylase family protein yields MKHSIIKVMTIAISIMLIASLKNPVSCNDKVFIKNGSRDKKLIALTFDDGPHPKETNEVLDVLKKYNVKATFFVAGKHVNWYPKPIIRAKEEGHEIGNHTFNHPDISNLSQQQLEDEIVKCEKIIKEVVGVKPTLFRPPYGSYNQKTLGQIASKYKYKIVLWTTVDARDWQNPKAYKIADTIINNVKNGDIVLLHDYATNNTVEALDILIPKMIEKGYKFVTVSEMIENS; encoded by the coding sequence ATGAAGCATAGCATAATAAAAGTTATGACAATAGCAATAAGTATAATGCTAATTGCTAGTTTAAAAAATCCAGTAAGTTGTAATGATAAAGTATTTATAAAAAATGGTTCAAGAGATAAAAAATTAATAGCGCTTACTTTTGATGACGGTCCACATCCAAAAGAAACCAATGAAGTGTTAGATGTATTAAAAAAATATAATGTTAAAGCAACATTCTTTGTAGCAGGAAAACATGTTAATTGGTATCCAAAGCCTATTATTAGAGCTAAAGAAGAAGGACATGAGATTGGAAATCATACATTTAATCATCCAGATATAAGTAATTTAAGTCAACAACAATTAGAAGATGAAATAGTAAAATGTGAAAAAATAATTAAAGAGGTTGTAGGGGTAAAGCCTACTTTATTTAGGCCACCATACGGAAGTTATAATCAAAAAACTTTAGGTCAAATAGCAAGTAAATATAAATATAAAATAGTACTTTGGACAACTGTTGACGCAAGAGATTGGCAAAATCCTAAAGCATATAAAATAGCAGATACAATAATAAACAATGTAAAAAATGGAGATATAGTATTACTACATGATTACGCAACTAATAACACTGTAGAAGCTCTAGATATACTAATACCTAAGATGATAGAAAAAGGATATAAATTTGTAACTGTATCAGAAATGATAGAAAATAGCTAA
- the dnaG gene encoding DNA primase yields MNDIKDIIEEVKSRCDIVSTISQYIELKSSGINYKGLCPFHGEKTPSFYVNESKQIYKCFGCGEGGDVINFVMKMENLDFIDAVKVLAQKYGIEINTNMDEESKKKLEKIKKFQDIHTEAARFYFSNLHTKKNSGYAYLRSRGLDNKIIKKFGLGYSLASWNSLMDYLTSKGYSNKDLIECGLLAHKKESNKIYDKFRNRVMFPIFDYRGNVIGFGGRVLDDSLPKYLNSPDTITFNKRYNLYGLNFSRKEIKNKTLILVEGYMDLISLYQYGIKNVVATLGTALTKEQGMLIKRYADNVIISYDSDEAGIKATLRAIEILSDIDINVKVLNLKDCKDPDEFIRKYGVKGYQEAIDESINQIIFRINNLKKQFNLNKDEDKVKFAKEASKIIKKVKSPVEIDYYTKYLSDLIQISIDSIKREIYGKSYNKNGNNKYQKSKYIKKDEVVIEKPKIITNGEKFVEKNLIKLMIEDKKLRDIIVLKVNDNDFLLDESKEILNWIIKNQELDKITIDKIKSLNISEEYIKDIENISLNNMSLNNVKGVDDIIKNVKKNTLNEKMNRLLKEQKEIEKNKNNSDTKEVDGKIMEIALKIVEIRRMLQKL; encoded by the coding sequence ATGAATGATATAAAAGATATAATAGAAGAAGTTAAAAGTAGATGTGACATAGTAAGCACAATATCCCAGTATATAGAGCTTAAATCATCTGGGATAAACTATAAGGGACTTTGTCCTTTTCATGGCGAGAAAACACCATCATTTTATGTAAATGAATCTAAGCAAATTTATAAATGCTTTGGATGCGGAGAGGGTGGAGATGTAATTAACTTCGTTATGAAGATGGAAAATCTAGATTTTATTGATGCAGTAAAAGTTTTAGCTCAGAAGTATGGAATTGAAATTAATACTAATATGGATGAAGAATCTAAGAAAAAATTAGAAAAGATAAAAAAGTTCCAAGATATACACACAGAAGCGGCTAGATTTTATTTTTCTAACCTACACACTAAGAAAAATAGTGGATATGCATACCTAAGAAGTAGAGGATTAGATAACAAAATCATAAAAAAATTTGGACTTGGGTATTCACTAGCATCTTGGAATTCACTTATGGACTATTTAACATCAAAAGGTTATAGTAACAAAGATCTTATAGAATGTGGGCTATTAGCACATAAAAAAGAAAGTAACAAAATTTATGATAAATTTAGAAATAGAGTTATGTTTCCCATATTTGATTATAGAGGAAATGTTATAGGGTTTGGAGGTAGGGTACTTGATGATTCATTACCTAAATACTTAAATTCCCCAGATACAATAACGTTTAATAAAAGGTATAATTTATATGGCCTTAATTTCTCAAGGAAAGAAATAAAAAATAAGACTTTGATATTAGTTGAAGGATATATGGATTTAATATCTCTTTATCAATATGGTATAAAAAATGTAGTAGCTACGTTAGGTACGGCACTTACTAAAGAACAAGGTATGTTAATTAAAAGATATGCTGATAATGTTATTATATCATATGATTCGGACGAAGCAGGTATAAAAGCTACATTAAGGGCTATAGAAATATTAAGTGATATAGATATAAATGTTAAAGTATTAAATTTAAAGGATTGCAAAGATCCAGATGAATTTATAAGAAAATATGGAGTTAAAGGATACCAAGAGGCAATAGATGAGTCAATAAATCAAATAATATTTAGAATAAATAATCTAAAAAAACAATTTAATCTAAATAAAGATGAAGATAAGGTTAAATTTGCAAAAGAGGCATCTAAAATAATAAAAAAAGTAAAAAGTCCTGTTGAAATTGACTATTATACTAAATACTTAAGTGATTTAATACAAATAAGTATAGATTCCATAAAAAGGGAAATATATGGAAAAAGTTATAATAAAAATGGAAATAATAAATACCAAAAAAGTAAATATATAAAAAAAGACGAAGTTGTAATAGAAAAACCTAAGATTATAACAAATGGAGAAAAGTTTGTTGAGAAAAATCTTATAAAATTAATGATAGAAGATAAAAAACTAAGAGATATAATCGTACTAAAAGTAAATGACAATGATTTTTTATTAGATGAAAGTAAAGAAATTTTAAATTGGATAATTAAAAATCAAGAATTGGACAAAATAACTATTGACAAAATTAAAAGTTTAAACATATCCGAAGAATACATTAAAGATATAGAAAATATATCATTGAATAATATGAGCTTGAATAATGTCAAGGGTGTAGATGATATTATTAAGAATGTAAAGAAAAATACTCTTAATGAAAAAATGAATAGATTATTAAAAGAACAAAAAGAAATTGAAAAAAATAAAAATAATAGTGACACGAAAGAGGTAGATGGTAAGATTATGGAAATTGCTTTAAAAATCGTGGAAATAAGAAGAATGCTACAAAAGCTTTAA
- a CDS encoding anthranilate synthase component II: protein MILMIDNYDSFVYNLVQYIGELGEEIIIKRNDEVTIEEIERINPEIIVLSPGPCSPNEAGVCIDVVNYFKGKKPILGICLGHQTIGYAFGANVIKAIKPVHGKVHSINHANKGVFKGLNNPLNVTRYHSLVVDTKNLPEELEVTAITNENEIMGIRHKKYLIEGVQFHPEAILSEQGHDILKNFINEARLGGQA from the coding sequence ATGATTCTTATGATTGATAATTATGATTCTTTTGTATATAACTTAGTACAATATATAGGTGAACTAGGTGAAGAAATCATAATTAAAAGAAATGATGAAGTAACGATAGAAGAAATAGAAAGAATAAATCCAGAGATTATAGTTTTATCACCAGGACCATGTTCACCAAATGAAGCAGGAGTATGTATTGATGTTGTAAATTATTTTAAAGGTAAAAAGCCAATACTAGGTATTTGTTTAGGTCATCAAACTATAGGATATGCATTTGGTGCTAATGTTATAAAAGCTATAAAGCCAGTACATGGAAAAGTACATAGCATAAACCACGCAAATAAAGGAGTATTTAAAGGTCTTAATAATCCTTTAAATGTAACTAGATATCATTCTTTAGTAGTTGATACAAAAAATCTTCCAGAAGAACTAGAAGTAACTGCAATCACAAATGAAAATGAGATAATGGGAATTAGACATAAAAAATATCTAATAGAAGGGGTACAGTTTCACCCAGAAGCTATTTTATCAGAACAAGGGCATGACATACTTAAGAACTTTATAAACGAAGCTAGATTAGGGGGACAAGCATAA
- a CDS encoding tRNA (adenine(22)-N(1))-methyltransferase, whose product MKLTDRLLKIASLVTKGKKIADIGTDHGYIPVHLLNEGYIDFAILADVNKGPLENARKEVRHNNLSDKVDLRLGSGIEVLKKGEVDEVIIAGMGGILISELLEANIEVAQSTEKFILQPMQAQKELRKYLLNNGYEILDEVLVREDFRIYEIIVAKYTGKNTNVEDEIFYEVGNKLIENKDELLNEFIDKRIHTYTSILNKLEGKSGKGIDEKIEDSRLNISKLEKLKTL is encoded by the coding sequence ATGAAGTTAACAGATAGATTATTAAAAATAGCATCTTTAGTTACTAAAGGTAAAAAAATAGCTGATATAGGAACAGATCATGGATATATACCAGTACATTTATTAAATGAAGGATACATAGATTTTGCAATACTTGCAGATGTTAATAAAGGACCCCTTGAAAATGCAAGAAAAGAAGTTAGACATAATAATTTGAGTGATAAAGTTGATTTAAGATTAGGCTCAGGTATAGAAGTATTAAAGAAAGGTGAAGTTGATGAAGTTATAATAGCAGGTATGGGTGGAATACTTATAAGTGAATTACTAGAAGCTAATATAGAAGTAGCACAAAGTACTGAAAAATTTATACTTCAACCAATGCAAGCACAAAAAGAACTTAGAAAATATTTATTAAATAATGGATATGAGATATTAGATGAGGTTTTAGTTAGAGAAGATTTCAGAATATATGAAATAATAGTGGCTAAATATACTGGGAAAAATACTAATGTAGAAGATGAAATATTTTATGAAGTAGGAAATAAACTTATAGAAAATAAAGATGAATTACTAAATGAGTTTATAGATAAAAGAATACATACATACACTTCAATACTTAATAAATTAGAAGGAAAAAGTGGAAAA
- the rpoD gene encoding RNA polymerase sigma factor RpoD, whose amino-acid sequence MENKTNKKESKRITAKGLIEKGKKQGSLTLGEIMEAFSETELDKDQIENLYETLGNLGIEVIESKPQNADINFSSDDDLDIDVLEDGVDEELSKEDTPMELEAIDLSLPKGISIDDPVRMYLKEIGKIPLLKPHEEVELARRMNEGDEMAKQRLVEANLRLVVSIAKRYVGRGMLFLDLIQEGNLGLIKAVEKFDYEKGFKFSTYATWWIRQAITRAIADQARTIRIPVHMVETINKLIRVSRQLLQELGRDPKPEEIAKEMDMTEEKVREIMKIAQDPVSLETPIGEEEDSHLGDFIEDDAAPAPAEAAAYSLLKEQIEEVLGSLNEREQKVLKLRFGLEDGRARTLEEVGKEFDVTRERIRQIEAKALRKLRHPSRSKKLKDYLD is encoded by the coding sequence GTGGAAAATAAAACAAATAAAAAAGAATCAAAAAGAATAACAGCTAAGGGATTAATTGAAAAAGGTAAAAAGCAAGGATCTCTTACTTTAGGGGAAATAATGGAAGCTTTCTCTGAAACTGAACTTGATAAAGATCAAATAGAAAATTTATATGAAACTTTAGGAAACTTAGGTATAGAGGTTATAGAAAGTAAACCTCAAAATGCCGATATTAATTTCTCATCAGATGATGATTTAGATATAGATGTACTAGAAGATGGTGTAGATGAAGAGTTATCAAAAGAAGATACACCTATGGAATTAGAAGCTATAGATTTATCATTACCTAAAGGTATAAGTATAGACGACCCTGTTAGAATGTATCTAAAAGAAATTGGTAAGATACCTTTACTTAAGCCACATGAAGAAGTAGAATTAGCTAGAAGAATGAATGAAGGGGACGAAATGGCTAAACAAAGACTAGTTGAGGCAAACTTAAGACTAGTTGTAAGTATAGCTAAAAGATATGTAGGAAGAGGTATGCTTTTCCTTGATTTAATACAAGAAGGTAACTTAGGTCTTATAAAAGCTGTTGAAAAATTTGACTATGAAAAAGGGTTCAAATTTAGTACCTATGCAACATGGTGGATAAGACAAGCTATAACTCGTGCTATAGCTGATCAAGCAAGAACTATAAGAATACCAGTACATATGGTAGAGACTATAAATAAATTAATAAGAGTATCTAGACAGCTTCTTCAAGAATTAGGTAGAGATCCAAAGCCTGAAGAAATAGCTAAAGAAATGGATATGACAGAAGAAAAAGTAAGAGAAATAATGAAAATAGCTCAAGATCCAGTATCTCTTGAAACTCCAATAGGAGAAGAAGAAGATAGCCATTTAGGAGATTTCATAGAAGATGATGCAGCACCAGCACCAGCAGAAGCAGCAGCATACTCACTACTTAAAGAACAAATAGAAGAAGTTTTAGGATCTTTAAATGAAAGAGAACAAAAAGTATTAAAATTAAGATTTGGTCTTGAAGATGGAAGAGCAAGAACTCTTGAAGAAGTTGGTAAAGAGTTTGATGTAACAAGAGAAAGAATAAGACAAATAGAAGCTAAGGCTTTAAGAAAATTAAGACACCCAAGTAGATCTAAAAAATTAAAAGACTACTTAGACTAG
- the aroF gene encoding 3-deoxy-7-phosphoheptulonate synthase, producing the protein MKKNLFDDNIRIEINTDKNSKLIVKENKLVMAGPCAIESYEQLLETAKFVKSKGANILRGGAYKPRTSPNSFQGLKEEGLEILKAVKKETGMPVITELMDARELDKLYEVADIIQIGSRNMQNFSLLTEVGKQDKPVMLKRGLSSTISEWIGAAEYIAIGGNQKIIMCERGIRTYNDYTRNTLDLAAVPIIQKETGLPIVVDPSHATGVRYLVKPMSIASLAAGADGIMVEVHPDPINALSDGMQSLHFNEFEDLMNSINL; encoded by the coding sequence ATGAAGAAAAATTTGTTTGATGACAACATAAGGATTGAGATAAATACGGATAAAAACTCTAAGCTAATAGTAAAGGAAAATAAGCTTGTAATGGCAGGACCTTGTGCTATTGAAAGTTATGAACAACTCTTAGAAACAGCTAAATTTGTTAAATCAAAAGGAGCAAATATTTTAAGAGGAGGAGCATATAAGCCTAGAACATCTCCTAATTCATTCCAAGGATTAAAAGAAGAAGGATTAGAAATATTAAAAGCAGTTAAGAAAGAAACAGGAATGCCTGTTATAACTGAACTTATGGATGCAAGAGAATTAGATAAACTATATGAAGTAGCTGATATAATTCAAATTGGATCTAGAAACATGCAAAATTTTAGTTTACTTACTGAAGTAGGTAAACAAGATAAGCCTGTTATGTTAAAAAGAGGTTTATCATCTACTATAAGTGAGTGGATAGGAGCAGCAGAATATATTGCCATAGGTGGAAATCAAAAAATAATCATGTGTGAAAGAGGAATTAGAACATATAATGATTATACTAGAAATACATTAGATTTAGCAGCTGTACCTATAATACAAAAGGAGACAGGTCTTCCTATTGTAGTTGATCCATCTCATGCAACTGGAGTAAGATATTTAGTAAAACCAATGTCTATAGCATCTCTTGCAGCAGGTGCTGATGGTATAATGGTAGAAGTTCACCCAGATCCTATAAATGCATTATCAGATGGTATGCAGTCACTTCACTTTAATGAATTTGAAGATTTAATGAATTCAATTAATTTATAA
- the folK gene encoding 2-amino-4-hydroxy-6-hydroxymethyldihydropteridine diphosphokinase: protein MNKVYLGLGTNMGDRLNYLDSACELIQNNSKIKVLKKSKIYETKAWGYTDQADFLNMCLEIETSLNEYDLLEFCHEVEQKLNRERIIRWGPRTIDIDILFFNDIILKDENLYIPHPRISERAFVLIPLMDLNKKLKIKNKTIEEYLNSLTCEEREQVKEYVGDEEKFV, encoded by the coding sequence ATGAATAAAGTATATCTGGGTCTTGGAACAAATATGGGGGATAGACTTAATTACTTAGACTCTGCTTGTGAATTAATACAAAATAACAGTAAAATAAAAGTTTTAAAAAAATCTAAGATATATGAAACAAAGGCTTGGGGATATACTGACCAAGCAGATTTTTTAAATATGTGCTTAGAAATAGAAACAAGTTTAAATGAATATGACTTGCTTGAGTTTTGTCATGAGGTAGAACAAAAGTTAAATAGAGAAAGAATTATAAGATGGGGACCAAGAACTATAGATATTGATATATTATTTTTCAATGATATAATATTGAAGGATGAAAATTTATACATACCTCATCCAAGAATAAGTGAGAGAGCATTTGTGCTTATCCCTCTTATGGATTTAAATAAAAAATTAAAAATTAAAAATAAAACTATAGAGGAATACTTAAATTCGCTAACTTGTGAGGAGAGAGAACAAGTAAAGGAGTACGTAGGCGATGAAGAAAAATTTGTTTGA
- the pabB gene encoding aminodeoxychorismate synthase component I, translated as MIKLIDTKLNSFEIFTIFKDDSNSFILDSAMDPNKLGRYSFISSNPFKIIKYKNTENNPLDNLQEELNKYKVENNTHLPFIGGAVGYLSYDLGNYMEKLPRTAKDDTNVYDLYFGLYNWVIVIDHLEEKTYIATPNLNEKEEGKIALDIEKRIGEATKKGIDTICYEKIEVNPIKLKSNFTKEEFMNSVRKVQDYIKQGDIYQANLTQRFEGETTLSSYELYRDLRNISPAPFGAFLNFEDTNVLSNSPERFIKCIDKKVETRPIKGTRPRGTTKEEDLRLQEELRNSEKDRAELLMIVDLERNDIGRISKIGTVKVPELFIIEPYANVNHLVSTVVGELDDNRSCVDVIKATFPGGSITGAPKIRAMEIIDELEPTQRNIYTGSIGYIGFNGDMDLNIAIRTIIKQDKKVYFQVGGGMTWDSNPEDEYQETLDKAKSIMKALRGYYEE; from the coding sequence ATGATAAAATTAATAGATACTAAATTAAACTCATTTGAAATATTTACTATATTTAAAGATGATAGTAATAGTTTTATATTAGATAGTGCAATGGACCCTAATAAACTAGGTAGATATTCATTTATAAGTAGTAACCCATTTAAGATTATTAAATATAAAAATACAGAGAATAACCCACTAGATAATCTACAAGAAGAATTAAATAAATATAAAGTTGAAAATAATACACACCTTCCTTTTATTGGCGGAGCAGTTGGATATTTATCTTATGATTTAGGAAATTATATGGAAAAATTGCCTAGGACTGCAAAAGATGATACAAATGTTTATGATTTATATTTTGGCTTATACAATTGGGTTATAGTCATAGATCACTTAGAAGAAAAGACATATATAGCCACACCAAATTTAAATGAAAAGGAAGAGGGAAAAATAGCCCTTGATATAGAAAAAAGAATTGGTGAAGCTACTAAAAAGGGAATAGACACTATATGTTATGAAAAAATAGAAGTTAATCCTATAAAACTTAAATCAAACTTTACTAAAGAAGAATTTATGAATTCAGTTAGAAAAGTACAAGATTACATAAAACAAGGTGATATATACCAAGCAAATCTTACTCAAAGGTTTGAAGGAGAAACTACACTTTCTAGTTATGAACTTTACAGAGATTTAAGAAATATAAGTCCAGCACCATTTGGAGCTTTTTTAAACTTTGAAGATACTAATGTATTATCTAACTCTCCAGAAAGATTTATAAAATGTATAGATAAAAAAGTTGAAACTAGACCTATAAAGGGAACTAGACCAAGAGGAACAACAAAAGAGGAAGATTTAAGATTACAAGAAGAACTTAGAAATAGTGAAAAAGATAGAGCAGAGCTGCTTATGATAGTAGATTTAGAAAGAAATGATATAGGAAGAATATCTAAAATAGGAACGGTAAAGGTACCTGAATTATTTATAATAGAACCATATGCAAATGTAAATCATTTAGTTTCAACAGTAGTTGGAGAGCTAGATGATAACAGAAGTTGTGTGGATGTTATAAAAGCAACATTCCCTGGAGGATCTATAACAGGAGCACCTAAAATTCGAGCTATGGAAATTATAGATGAATTAGAACCTACTCAAAGAAATATATATACAGGTTCTATAGGTTATATAGGTTTTAATGGTGATATGGATTTAAATATAGCAATAAGAACTATTATAAAACAAGATAAGAAAGTATACTTCCAAGTTGGAGGAGGTATGACTTGGGATTCAAATCCAGAAGATGAATACCAAGAAACATTAGATAAAGCAAAATCTATAATGAAAGCATTAAGAGGCTATTATGAAGAATAA
- the folE gene encoding GTP cyclohydrolase I FolE, with product MSKVDKDKIRKAVRDILEAIGEDPNREGLIGTPDRVARMYEEIFAGLHQDPSEHLKVIFQDESHEELVLVRDIPFYSCCEHHIVPFFGKAHIAYIPKDGKLTGLSKLARVVETFAKRPQLQERITKGIADIIMQELEPYGVIVVVEAEHMCMTMRGVKKPGSKTITSAVRGIFEKDIAARAEAMSLITMK from the coding sequence ATGAGCAAGGTAGATAAAGATAAAATAAGAAAAGCTGTAAGAGACATATTAGAAGCTATAGGAGAAGATCCAAATAGAGAAGGGCTAATAGGAACTCCAGATAGAGTAGCTAGAATGTATGAAGAAATATTTGCAGGTCTTCATCAAGACCCAAGTGAGCATTTAAAAGTAATTTTCCAAGATGAAAGTCATGAAGAATTAGTGTTAGTTAGAGATATACCTTTTTATTCATGCTGTGAACACCATATAGTTCCTTTCTTTGGAAAGGCTCATATAGCATATATACCTAAAGACGGTAAATTAACAGGTCTTTCAAAATTGGCAAGGGTAGTTGAAACATTCGCTAAAAGACCACAATTACAAGAAAGAATAACTAAGGGAATAGCGGATATAATAATGCAAGAATTAGAACCTTATGGAGTTATAGTTGTTGTTGAAGCTGAACATATGTGTATGACTATGAGAGGTGTTAAAAAACCAGGTTCAAAAACTATAACATCAGCAGTAAGAGGTATATTTGAAAAAGACATAGCGGCTAGAGCAGAAGCTATGAGCTTAATAACTATGAAGTAA
- the folP gene encoding dihydropteroate synthase produces the protein MFDYSKRTYIMGILNVTPDSFSDGGDFNNIDKAINRAKEMVREGVDIIDLGGESTRPGHKYVEADEEIKRIIPVIKELKKEVNVPISVDTYKAKVADEALKLGVEMINDIWGLKKDKDMASTIAKYDAHVCIMHNQDGTNYDGDIIEEMKKSLLESIKIGLNAGIKKEKIVLDPGIGFGKNVEQNLEVLRRLDELNSLGYPILLGTSRKSVIGHVLNVEPKERLEGTIATTVLGIRDGISIVRVHDVKENLMAAKMADAIYRK, from the coding sequence ATGTTTGATTACTCAAAGAGAACTTATATAATGGGAATATTAAATGTTACACCAGATAGTTTTTCTGATGGCGGTGACTTTAATAATATAGATAAAGCTATAAATCGTGCTAAAGAAATGGTAAGAGAAGGTGTAGATATAATAGACTTAGGTGGAGAATCAACAAGACCAGGTCATAAATATGTTGAAGCTGACGAAGAAATAAAAAGAATCATTCCAGTTATAAAGGAATTAAAAAAAGAAGTAAATGTTCCCATATCAGTAGACACATATAAAGCTAAGGTTGCCGATGAAGCTTTAAAATTAGGTGTTGAAATGATAAATGATATATGGGGACTAAAAAAGGATAAAGATATGGCAAGTACTATTGCAAAATATGATGCACACGTTTGTATAATGCATAACCAAGATGGTACTAATTATGATGGTGATATTATAGAAGAAATGAAAAAATCCTTATTAGAAAGTATAAAAATAGGACTTAATGCAGGCATAAAAAAAGAAAAAATAGTACTAGATCCAGGTATTGGATTTGGAAAGAATGTTGAACAAAATTTAGAAGTATTAAGAAGACTTGATGAATTAAATTCATTAGGGTATCCTATCCTTTTAGGAACATCTAGAAAGTCAGTAATAGGACATGTATTAAATGTAGAGCCAAAAGAAAGATTAGAAGGAACTATAGCAACTACAGTTTTAGGTATTAGAGATGGTATCTCTATAGTAAGAGTGCATGATGTTAAGGAAAATTTAATGGCAGCAAAAATGGCTGATGCTATATATAGAAAGTAG
- the folB gene encoding dihydroneopterin aldolase: MDKILMNNLGFYGYHGVLKEESVLGQKFFIDIELNVDTKKAGISDNMNESVSYADVYVVVKEIVENKRFNLIEAVAENIAKEVLEKFDLVKGIMVRVKKPEAPVNGIYDYFGVEIRRNKDE, translated from the coding sequence TTGGATAAAATATTAATGAATAACCTAGGTTTTTATGGATATCATGGTGTTTTAAAGGAAGAAAGTGTATTAGGTCAAAAGTTTTTTATTGATATAGAATTAAATGTAGACACAAAAAAAGCAGGAATAAGTGATAATATGAATGAATCAGTAAGTTATGCTGATGTATATGTTGTAGTAAAAGAAATTGTAGAAAATAAGAGATTTAATTTAATCGAAGCAGTAGCAGAAAATATAGCTAAAGAAGTACTTGAGAAGTTTGATTTAGTTAAAGGCATAATGGTTAGAGTTAAAAAGCCAGAGGCTCCAGTAAATGGAATATATGACTATTTCGGCGTTGAAATAAGGAGAAATAAAGATGAATAA
- a CDS encoding aminotransferase class IV has translation MKNNVNFSSSLAKFGIGVFETIKVDKSPIDIDIHIDRMFNSLSELNILINNDKEFYKEEILKYIKENNIENKALRLTVFDEGYNISVRNILYNKEMYEVGFRLNISPIRRGDSIIHRHKTTNYFENIYTKNYATENGYDDGIFLDAEDNILECSMSNIFFIKDKQIFTISDKFPILSGTVKRRIIEICGELNIQLLETNINIDEIKEFDFVFITNSIMEMMKVIEIEGIKFNNRNELFDKITKAYKDKIYK, from the coding sequence ATGAAGAATAATGTGAATTTTTCTAGCAGTTTAGCTAAATTTGGAATAGGGGTTTTTGAAACTATAAAAGTAGATAAAAGCCCAATAGATATAGATATACATATAGATAGAATGTTTAACTCACTTAGTGAGTTAAACATTTTAATTAATAATGATAAAGAATTTTACAAAGAAGAAATATTAAAATATATTAAAGAGAATAATATTGAAAATAAAGCCTTAAGATTAACAGTATTCGATGAAGGATATAATATATCGGTTAGAAATATACTATATAACAAAGAAATGTATGAAGTTGGATTTAGATTAAATATATCCCCTATAAGAAGAGGAGATAGTATAATACATAGACATAAAACTACTAATTACTTTGAAAATATATATACTAAAAATTATGCTACTGAAAATGGATATGATGATGGTATATTTTTAGATGCAGAAGATAACATACTAGAATGTTCTATGAGCAATATATTTTTCATTAAAGATAAACAGATATTTACTATAAGTGATAAATTTCCTATACTTAGTGGAACTGTAAAAAGAAGGATTATAGAAATTTGTGGCGAATTGAATATACAACTATTAGAAACTAATATAAACATAGATGAAATTAAAGAATTTGACTTTGTATTTATAACAAATAGCATAATGGAAATGATGAAAGTTATTGAGATAGAAGGTATCAAATTCAATAATAGAAATGAATTATTTGATAAAATAACAAAAGCATATAAAGATAAAATATATAAATAG